A window of the Comamonas sp. Y33R10-2 genome harbors these coding sequences:
- a CDS encoding siderophore-interacting protein, with the protein MSNIEVTPIMQRVRHPFRARHVQLLAREQVSPGFIRLTLGGPELEGFVSAGFDDHTKLILPQESLEKPNLPQMVDGKPHIDGERPTMRDYTPLHYDAAHNTLQMEFAEHGTGPAVEWARTAPIGQWLGLAGPRGSLVVPADLDWHVLLGDESAMPAIERRLAELPANSRAIVRVQISNPADQRAWASAAVLDLQWVTSLADAADALELPAGDGFIWASGENRVMADLRKRLLAKPGANPKRMRIASYWKQGEAAHHEELSSND; encoded by the coding sequence ATGTCCAACATCGAAGTAACCCCCATCATGCAGCGTGTTCGCCACCCCTTTCGCGCCCGCCATGTGCAATTGCTGGCGCGAGAGCAGGTCAGCCCCGGCTTTATTCGTTTGACCTTGGGCGGGCCTGAGCTGGAGGGCTTTGTCAGCGCTGGTTTTGACGACCACACCAAACTCATCTTGCCGCAGGAGAGTCTTGAGAAACCCAATCTGCCGCAGATGGTGGATGGCAAGCCGCACATCGATGGCGAACGCCCCACCATGCGCGACTACACACCGCTTCACTACGACGCAGCGCACAACACGCTGCAGATGGAGTTTGCCGAGCATGGCACCGGCCCCGCTGTGGAATGGGCGCGCACAGCCCCCATAGGCCAGTGGCTAGGGCTGGCCGGGCCGCGTGGCAGCTTGGTGGTGCCTGCTGATCTGGACTGGCATGTGCTGCTGGGCGATGAAAGTGCCATGCCCGCGATAGAGCGCCGTTTGGCCGAATTGCCTGCCAACAGCCGCGCCATTGTGCGGGTGCAAATTAGCAATCCCGCCGATCAACGTGCATGGGCCAGTGCCGCCGTGCTGGATTTGCAGTGGGTGACATCGCTGGCCGACGCGGCGGATGCGCTGGAGTTGCCTGCGGGTGATGGATTCATCTGGGCTTCTGGCGAGAACCGCGTGATGGCGGATTTACGCAAGCGCCTTCTGGCCAAGCCCGGCGCCAACCCCAAGCGCATGCGCATTGCCTCGTACTGGAAGCAGGGCGAAGCGGCTCACCATGAGGAGTTGAGCAGCAATGACTGA
- a CDS encoding DUF2798 domain-containing protein, which yields MSEKSRLHHPPPKPSRKLHKRFTPLAFAFYMALIMAFFMCCIIVAVNGGLGAGYWWTVLKAYAVAMPSAFFCVVLVRPVVMRMVAATVHH from the coding sequence ATGAGCGAAAAAAGCCGTTTGCATCATCCGCCCCCAAAGCCGAGCCGCAAACTGCACAAACGCTTTACGCCGCTGGCGTTTGCCTTCTATATGGCGCTGATCATGGCGTTTTTCATGTGCTGCATCATCGTGGCCGTCAATGGCGGGCTGGGCGCGGGTTACTGGTGGACGGTGCTCAAAGCTTATGCCGTGGCCATGCCTTCGGCCTTTTTCTGTGTGGTGCTGGTGCGCCCCGTGGTGATGCGGATGGTAGCCGCCACTGTGCATCACTGA
- a CDS encoding MBL fold metallo-hydrolase encodes MTVLERGWLSANNIVFAAASGDTQGSAVVDTGYVSHSAQTLDLIDSALQGQPLARILNTHLHSDHCGGNALLQQTYPEVQTFIAPGEAEHIRVWDETKLSYAPTGQGCPRFAITGLLQPGASVCLSGRDWQIHAAPGHDPHSVILFEPESRTLISADALWENGFGVVFPEIEGIAAFDEVAATLDVIEQLQPLTVVPGHGSVFTDAPAALAIARKRLAAFVQSPERHANYAAKVLLKYKLLEWQSISLQDLSLWTHATSYFGLLHQTYFGTQTWQQWLDSLIEGLIASGAAKLQHGAAGAPVLLNQ; translated from the coding sequence ATGACCGTGCTGGAGCGCGGCTGGCTGTCGGCCAACAACATTGTGTTTGCGGCGGCTTCCGGTGATACGCAAGGCTCGGCGGTGGTCGATACCGGCTATGTCAGCCACTCGGCGCAGACACTGGACTTAATCGACAGCGCGCTGCAAGGCCAGCCGCTGGCGCGCATTCTCAACACTCACCTGCACAGCGACCACTGCGGCGGCAATGCGCTGCTGCAGCAAACTTATCCAGAGGTGCAGACCTTTATCGCGCCCGGCGAGGCCGAGCACATCCGCGTTTGGGATGAAACCAAGCTCAGTTACGCCCCCACGGGGCAGGGATGTCCACGCTTTGCCATCACCGGCTTGCTGCAGCCCGGCGCCAGTGTGTGTCTGTCAGGTCGCGATTGGCAGATTCATGCAGCGCCCGGTCACGATCCGCATTCGGTGATTCTGTTTGAGCCCGAGAGCCGCACCCTGATCTCTGCCGATGCGCTGTGGGAAAACGGCTTTGGCGTCGTCTTCCCCGAGATTGAAGGCATTGCTGCTTTTGATGAAGTGGCAGCCACGCTGGATGTGATTGAGCAGTTGCAGCCGCTGACCGTTGTGCCCGGCCACGGCAGCGTGTTTACCGATGCGCCTGCAGCGCTGGCCATTGCGCGCAAACGGCTGGCAGCATTTGTGCAGTCACCCGAGCGCCATGCCAACTATGCGGCCAAGGTACTGCTCAAATACAAGCTGCTGGAATGGCAAAGCATCAGCTTGCAAGACCTCAGCCTCTGGACCCATGCCACGTCCTATTTCGGTCTCTTGCACCAGACCTACTTCGGCACGCAGACATGGCAGCAATGGCTGGATAGCTTGATTGAAGGTCTGATTGCCAGCGGCGCTGCCAAGCTGCAGCACGGCGCAGCGGGCGCACCTGTTCTACTCAATCAGTGA
- a CDS encoding bacteriohemerythrin has product MSETTTLIWDDQLLLGHAPMDELHEEFVGLAAQLQTAQDAQLPQLLEAMEVHLKHHFAEEDQWMNTTSFPPRDCHIDEHAAVLKSVAEVRDLLNQGNIDACRRLITALVEWFPGHATHLDSALAHWMSKQRFGGKPVVIKRNILSQADA; this is encoded by the coding sequence ATGAGCGAAACCACCACTTTGATTTGGGATGATCAACTGCTTTTGGGACACGCGCCCATGGATGAGCTGCATGAAGAGTTTGTCGGCTTGGCTGCCCAGTTGCAAACGGCTCAAGACGCACAACTGCCGCAGCTGCTGGAGGCGATGGAAGTTCACCTTAAGCACCACTTCGCCGAAGAAGATCAGTGGATGAACACCACAAGCTTCCCCCCGCGTGACTGCCACATTGATGAACATGCTGCCGTTTTAAAGTCAGTCGCTGAAGTTCGTGACTTACTCAATCAAGGCAACATCGATGCCTGCCGCCGCCTCATCACAGCCTTGGTCGAATGGTTCCCAGGCCACGCCACACATCTCGACTCTGCCTTGGCTCACTGGATGTCCAAGCAGCGCTTTGGCGGCAAGCCCGTGGTTATCAAACGCAATATCCTTTCCCAAGCCGACGCCTGA
- a CDS encoding DoxX family protein, producing the protein MKTAEDSQSENIKIDIWFIGTLIITFFRVMLGAWMIVNGINHLLPMWGFANVYPQPLGTLHLSNVMLVSMIETGMFDYVKVAELVVGLCLVFNRFVPLALVIAMPLSLVVFYNSIALNLRFERIFSFYMAVWCTYMNVVLLLAYIKSYMPMLKFKTPVGKLCDLRLLKNIFKSEDASAKD; encoded by the coding sequence ATGAAAACTGCTGAAGACTCCCAGTCGGAAAATATCAAAATTGATATCTGGTTCATCGGCACTCTGATCATTACCTTCTTTCGGGTAATGCTGGGTGCTTGGATGATCGTTAATGGCATCAACCATCTCTTGCCCATGTGGGGCTTCGCGAACGTTTACCCCCAGCCTCTGGGAACGCTGCATCTCTCGAACGTCATGTTGGTCAGCATGATCGAAACGGGAATGTTTGACTATGTGAAGGTTGCCGAGCTGGTGGTGGGCCTGTGCTTGGTCTTTAACCGCTTTGTTCCGCTGGCGCTGGTAATTGCCATGCCTTTGTCACTTGTGGTGTTCTACAACTCCATCGCTCTGAACCTGCGCTTTGAGCGGATTTTCAGCTTCTATATGGCCGTATGGTGCACGTACATGAACGTGGTGCTGCTGCTGGCATATATCAAGTCATATATGCCCATGCTGAAGTTCAAGACGCCAGTGGGAAAACTCTGCGACTTGCGCCTGCTTAAAAACATCTTCAAATCTGAAGATGCATCCGCCAAAGACTAG
- a CDS encoding MmgE/PrpD family protein: MEINRRSLGKAGLAGLAGMGLTSALAQSKEATGQARMSQRPPDAPDAIVALADYCLSTQYADLPDQVVEATKNQILDTLGVAIAGVNEGGVKELRELALEMGGKPEALLWGSRQRIPAHEAVKVNATMSHALDYDDMYDKSFMHPGVVTVPAALAVADMLGRQVSGKEIITAVALGVDISCRLADSSQPGVNGFKVGWHNTTLYGYFASAFVAGKLMGLTRDQMVSAAGIAFHQAAGNAQAHVDGALTKRMGPGFASYTGVYSARLAQKGVNGAHRVLEGVRGFYHQYHQNHYSRALLLDGLGKVFAGSQLTFKPWPSCRGSHGAVDAALGLFREHKISAADVASITIYNGPDDFQLLGTPLEKKQKPASTVEAQFSNPWVVAVALLDQQVGLRHFTPEALRRSDVLAVTQKIKTEIDTSLVKPEGGPSGTRVEVRLNNGKVYSKTVDFARGAPRNPMSRDEFLQKFMDCTLAGGMKKADAERLMQQVLSLESAADARALMTGAAVS; the protein is encoded by the coding sequence ATGGAAATCAATCGCAGAAGCTTGGGCAAGGCAGGTTTAGCAGGGTTGGCTGGCATGGGGCTAACTTCGGCTTTGGCGCAAAGCAAAGAGGCGACTGGACAAGCGCGGATGTCGCAGCGCCCGCCTGATGCTCCAGATGCGATTGTGGCGCTGGCAGATTACTGTCTTTCCACTCAATACGCGGACTTACCTGACCAGGTAGTCGAGGCCACTAAAAATCAAATTCTGGACACCTTGGGTGTTGCCATTGCAGGCGTCAATGAAGGTGGCGTTAAGGAGCTGCGAGAGTTGGCGCTGGAAATGGGCGGAAAGCCGGAAGCCTTGCTTTGGGGTAGTCGTCAACGAATTCCTGCTCATGAAGCAGTCAAGGTCAATGCCACCATGTCGCATGCACTTGACTATGACGACATGTATGACAAATCTTTCATGCATCCGGGCGTTGTCACGGTGCCTGCTGCACTGGCAGTAGCCGATATGCTGGGTCGTCAAGTAAGTGGCAAGGAAATCATTACCGCAGTAGCGCTGGGGGTAGACATCTCTTGTCGACTTGCCGATTCATCACAGCCAGGTGTCAACGGATTCAAGGTTGGCTGGCACAACACCACTTTGTATGGCTACTTCGCCTCGGCTTTTGTCGCAGGCAAGTTGATGGGGCTAACGCGTGATCAGATGGTGAGTGCGGCTGGCATCGCCTTTCATCAAGCCGCAGGAAACGCTCAAGCTCATGTGGATGGTGCACTGACCAAGCGCATGGGGCCGGGCTTTGCGTCATATACAGGTGTGTATTCCGCACGTCTGGCGCAAAAGGGTGTGAACGGTGCGCACCGTGTGCTGGAAGGAGTGCGAGGCTTTTATCACCAATACCATCAGAACCATTATTCGCGTGCGCTGCTGTTAGATGGTCTGGGTAAAGTTTTTGCAGGCTCACAGCTGACGTTCAAGCCCTGGCCTTCATGCCGCGGTAGCCACGGCGCGGTAGATGCCGCTTTAGGACTGTTTCGTGAGCATAAGATTTCCGCCGCAGATGTTGCATCGATCACGATTTACAACGGACCAGATGACTTTCAGCTGCTGGGAACACCTCTGGAAAAAAAGCAAAAGCCGGCATCAACGGTAGAGGCTCAGTTCAGTAACCCGTGGGTAGTGGCTGTGGCGCTGCTTGATCAGCAGGTAGGCTTGCGTCACTTCACGCCAGAGGCGCTGAGACGGAGTGACGTGCTGGCGGTGACACAGAAAATTAAAACTGAAATTGATACCTCATTGGTAAAGCCGGAAGGTGGACCTAGCGGAACGCGTGTGGAAGTCCGTTTAAACAATGGCAAGGTTTACAGCAAGACCGTTGACTTTGCCCGCGGTGCCCCGAGAAATCCTATGTCACGCGATGAGTTCTTGCAGAAATTTATGGACTGCACTCTTGCCGGGGGGATGAAAAAGGCAGACGCAGAGCGCCTAATGCAGCAGGTACTAAGCCTTGAGTCTGCGGCAGATGCCCGTGCTTTGATGACGGGCGCGGCAGTTAGTTGA
- a CDS encoding AMP-binding protein, with product MNADAPWLKNYPPNVPHDVHPEQYRSLVHLLEEALTQHADRPFSVCMDRWMSYAELDQLSTQMGAWLQSLGLEPGVRVAIMLPNIPQFAVSMAGVLRAGFTCVNVNPLYTPRELEHQLKDSGATAIIILENFAHTLSQVLEHTSIRHICLTSMGDLLGGLYGSWITFAVRHMAKMVPAFDLPLGSGSGTGSHQRQVTPFKKALTKGADRKLIPSTATQDSIAFLQYTGGTTGLSKGAVLTHRNIVAATLQGHTWFTPALEGRVKANETHVIAALPLYHIFALTVCLFSMRLGGSLSLIPNPRDIPKFVKVLKKRPFHVLPAVNTLFNALLNNPEFRQLDFSQLFISQAGGMAASEGTARQWQQLTGCAMIEGWGMSETCAIGTNNPVTNKEFTGTIGLPLPSISVAIKDDDDNDVPNGQPGELCIKGPNVMHSYYNQPAETAKAFTADGYMRTGDIALMDDEGYTRIIDRKKDMMVVSGFNVYPNELENVISMCPGVLECAAVGVKDEQQGESIKIYVVRSDPSLTEDRVMRYCQEQLTGYKRPRFIEFRDELPKTNVGKILRRELRSS from the coding sequence ATGAACGCTGATGCTCCGTGGCTCAAGAATTACCCGCCCAATGTGCCGCACGATGTGCATCCCGAGCAGTACCGATCCTTGGTGCACCTGCTGGAAGAGGCGTTAACCCAGCACGCAGACCGCCCGTTTTCGGTCTGCATGGACCGCTGGATGAGCTATGCGGAGCTAGACCAGCTATCCACACAAATGGGCGCATGGCTGCAAAGTCTGGGCCTAGAGCCCGGTGTACGCGTGGCCATCATGCTGCCCAACATCCCTCAGTTCGCCGTCAGCATGGCTGGCGTGCTGCGAGCCGGCTTTACCTGCGTGAACGTCAACCCGCTTTACACCCCGCGCGAGCTAGAGCACCAGCTCAAAGATTCCGGTGCCACGGCCATCATCATTTTGGAAAACTTTGCCCACACACTGTCTCAAGTGTTGGAGCACACCAGCATTCGCCACATCTGCCTGACCAGCATGGGCGACTTGCTCGGCGGCCTGTACGGCAGCTGGATCACCTTTGCCGTGCGCCATATGGCCAAGATGGTTCCGGCCTTTGATTTACCCCTTGGCTCAGGTTCTGGCACAGGCAGTCATCAGCGCCAAGTTACGCCATTCAAAAAAGCACTCACAAAGGGCGCTGATCGCAAACTGATCCCCAGCACCGCCACGCAAGACTCCATCGCCTTTTTGCAATACACAGGCGGCACCACCGGCCTATCCAAAGGCGCAGTACTCACCCACCGCAACATCGTGGCCGCCACGCTGCAAGGGCACACTTGGTTCACCCCTGCACTCGAAGGGCGCGTCAAGGCCAATGAAACCCATGTCATCGCAGCTCTGCCGCTGTATCACATCTTCGCGCTCACGGTCTGCCTGTTCTCCATGCGGCTGGGCGGCAGCCTGAGCCTGATTCCCAACCCCCGCGACATTCCCAAGTTTGTCAAAGTGCTCAAAAAACGGCCCTTTCATGTGCTCCCCGCCGTGAACACCTTGTTCAACGCTTTGCTCAACAACCCAGAGTTTCGCCAGCTTGATTTCTCACAGCTCTTTATTTCTCAGGCCGGCGGTATGGCTGCCTCGGAAGGCACGGCCAGGCAGTGGCAGCAACTGACTGGCTGCGCCATGATTGAAGGCTGGGGCATGAGCGAGACCTGTGCCATTGGCACCAACAACCCCGTGACCAACAAAGAGTTCACCGGTACCATCGGCCTACCTCTGCCCAGCATCTCGGTTGCTATCAAAGATGATGACGACAACGACGTACCCAACGGACAACCGGGCGAGTTGTGCATCAAAGGCCCCAATGTCATGCATAGCTATTACAACCAGCCTGCAGAAACGGCCAAGGCCTTCACCGCAGACGGCTATATGCGCACCGGCGACATTGCCTTGATGGATGACGAGGGCTACACCCGCATCATTGACCGCAAGAAGGACATGATGGTGGTCAGCGGCTTCAACGTGTACCCCAATGAGCTGGAGAACGTCATCTCCATGTGCCCCGGCGTGCTGGAGTGCGCTGCCGTTGGCGTGAAAGACGAGCAGCAAGGCGAATCCATCAAAATCTACGTGGTGCGCAGCGATCCATCTCTGACCGAAGATCGCGTCATGCGCTACTGCCAAGAGCAGCTGACTGGCTACAAACGCCCTCGCTTTATCGAATTCCGCGATGAGCTACCCAAAACCAACGTCGGCAAAATTTTGCGCCGCGAACTCAGGTCGAGCTAA
- a CDS encoding DUF3772 domain-containing protein encodes MQHPCIRLLRWFIALLALPVFISLAIAAEPVSSSDQTRTSLQQLEQAATSLEAMRTALDDTDSADTLQTLAESALQSKRDADNAVTALEPLLKQLDARIAQLGAVVEGVEESPEIKQQRKDLNQQHSDLDSAIKRGKLLSVEAKQAGDSVEKIRTQQFNEEITRKVASPLSPSLWKKFAADIPQDLQRINGLIRQGKTSFNAAIAEHGWKLPLLGALAALVLMFPLRIWLRSLGRKFASSDRAPIGRLRRSGLAVWMLVVGTALPGLAGMVFIESLRSIDAIAPRLDLVADAWIKGMFVAAFFLSVSASLLVPKRPSWRLLNIDDEAAPKLTRLAWGAAALTWLSMMINAIDIAARTSAVSSVAIDGLIALTYAALIMSVLVVINQQRHRQQIIDREKAAQNPAEHRPATTSNWLMFAWLGGHFTVLAALIAALIGYLNFSVFVATQMVWITVVVLATTLLMKFADDFFGWMFSAESRTGQAIAQGTGLKHSRLEQIGVLLSAFSRVCLLLLGLLALTAPFGNSNTLLALSDSLTKGLPIGDAVLRPMTILRGIVVLVVGLTIFRTLQHWLVETYLPKTELDIGARNSISTVAHYVGIILSGLWTLAALGIGFEKVALLASALSVGIGFGLQAITQNFVSGLILLAERPVKLGDRVRIGDQVGDIRRISVRATEIQTDDKSTIIVPNSELITKPLQNLTMDGALGRISIAFSVPLNTDIVKLRDVLLGLYAEHEAVLATPAPAMYVDSLSGSVINIASNGHVSSSRNVYTTRSDLLFGLLQRCAEQKIALASATDIHLIRDPGEPSTPSSAAPSPAPAQAPPP; translated from the coding sequence ATGCAACATCCTTGCATCCGACTGCTGCGCTGGTTCATAGCGCTTCTTGCGCTTCCTGTCTTCATCAGCCTCGCCATTGCTGCAGAGCCGGTCTCCTCCTCTGATCAAACAAGGACGTCGCTTCAACAGCTCGAACAAGCCGCGACATCGCTGGAAGCCATGCGCACAGCGCTGGACGACACGGACTCCGCCGATACGCTGCAAACTCTGGCTGAAAGCGCATTGCAATCCAAACGCGATGCGGACAACGCCGTCACCGCGCTGGAGCCCTTGCTCAAGCAACTCGACGCCCGCATCGCACAGCTCGGAGCCGTGGTTGAAGGGGTGGAGGAAAGCCCTGAAATCAAGCAGCAGCGCAAAGACCTCAATCAACAGCACAGCGATCTGGACTCCGCCATCAAGCGCGGCAAGCTGTTGTCGGTGGAGGCCAAACAAGCGGGCGACAGCGTTGAAAAAATCCGCACCCAGCAGTTCAACGAGGAAATTACGCGCAAGGTCGCGTCTCCTTTATCCCCATCGCTGTGGAAAAAATTTGCCGCTGACATTCCGCAAGACCTGCAACGCATCAATGGCTTGATTCGCCAAGGCAAAACCAGCTTTAACGCCGCGATTGCAGAGCATGGCTGGAAACTGCCACTGCTAGGTGCGCTGGCCGCACTGGTGCTGATGTTTCCGCTACGCATCTGGCTGCGCAGCCTGGGGCGAAAGTTTGCTTCGTCTGACCGCGCGCCGATTGGACGCCTGCGCCGCTCGGGTCTGGCTGTGTGGATGCTGGTGGTCGGCACGGCCCTGCCCGGCCTCGCAGGAATGGTCTTTATCGAAAGCCTTCGCTCCATCGATGCGATTGCACCGCGACTTGATTTAGTGGCAGATGCTTGGATCAAGGGCATGTTTGTGGCGGCATTCTTCCTGTCCGTCAGCGCCAGCCTGCTGGTGCCCAAGCGCCCCTCATGGCGGCTACTGAATATTGACGATGAAGCTGCGCCCAAGCTCACTCGCCTGGCATGGGGTGCAGCCGCACTGACATGGTTATCCATGATGATCAACGCGATTGATATCGCTGCGCGCACCAGCGCAGTCAGCAGCGTCGCCATCGATGGTTTGATCGCCCTGACCTATGCCGCCCTCATCATGTCGGTGCTGGTGGTCATCAATCAGCAAAGGCATCGCCAGCAAATCATCGACCGTGAAAAGGCCGCCCAAAACCCGGCAGAGCACCGCCCCGCCACCACCAGCAACTGGTTGATGTTTGCTTGGCTGGGTGGTCATTTCACGGTGCTGGCAGCGCTGATTGCCGCGCTGATTGGTTATCTGAACTTCTCCGTTTTTGTCGCAACGCAAATGGTCTGGATCACCGTGGTGGTGCTCGCGACTACGCTGCTGATGAAGTTTGCCGATGACTTTTTTGGCTGGATGTTCTCAGCCGAAAGCCGCACCGGCCAAGCCATTGCGCAGGGCACAGGGCTGAAGCACTCTCGTCTCGAGCAAATCGGCGTGCTGCTCTCCGCTTTCAGCCGCGTGTGCCTGTTACTGCTGGGCCTGCTGGCACTCACAGCGCCCTTTGGCAACTCCAACACCTTGCTGGCACTGAGCGACAGCCTGACCAAGGGCCTGCCCATTGGCGACGCCGTGCTGCGCCCCATGACCATACTGCGCGGCATTGTGGTGCTGGTTGTCGGCCTGACTATTTTCCGCACGCTGCAGCACTGGCTGGTCGAGACGTACCTGCCTAAAACCGAGCTCGATATTGGCGCACGCAACTCGATAAGCACTGTCGCACACTACGTCGGCATCATCCTTTCAGGGCTGTGGACGCTGGCGGCGCTGGGCATTGGTTTTGAGAAGGTCGCACTGCTGGCCAGTGCGCTGTCAGTCGGTATTGGTTTTGGTCTGCAAGCCATTACGCAGAACTTTGTCTCTGGCCTGATTTTGCTGGCCGAGCGCCCCGTCAAACTCGGCGACCGCGTACGCATTGGCGATCAAGTAGGCGACATTCGCCGCATCAGCGTGCGCGCGACCGAGATTCAGACCGATGACAAATCGACCATCATCGTTCCCAACTCAGAGCTCATCACCAAACCCCTGCAGAATCTGACTATGGATGGCGCTTTGGGTCGCATCTCCATTGCTTTTTCAGTGCCGCTCAACACTGACATCGTCAAACTGCGCGACGTGCTGCTAGGTCTATACGCAGAGCATGAAGCCGTTCTTGCCACACCCGCCCCGGCCATGTATGTGGACTCTCTGAGCGGCAGCGTGATCAATATCGCTAGTAACGGCCATGTCTCCAGCTCACGCAATGTCTACACCACCCGCAGCGACTTGCTGTTTGGCCTGCTGCAGCGCTGTGCTGAGCAAAAAATTGCGCTGGCATCTGCCACCGATATCCACTTGATACGCGACCCGGGCGAGCCTTCAACGCCCAGCTCTGCTGCGCCCAGCCCAGCGCCCGCTCAAGCGCCGCCGCCTTAA
- the phhA gene encoding phenylalanine 4-monooxygenase has translation MGQTPVVYGESTRPPRGDYSRAKGDYICAQNYAAYTEAEHDTYHRLYERQSALLAGRASQHFIDALPALGAKERIPRFEEINERLFKATGWEIVGVPGLIPEVPFFSLLAQRKFPVTDWIRQPEEFEYIVEPDIFHDLFGHVPLLFNPVMADFIQAYGQGGLKAAELGACEMLSRLYWYTVEFGLIREDGGVRAYGAGILSSVGELEYSVNSTEPHRLPLQLERAMRTLYKIDTYQQTYFVIDDMQQLLDLANTEFAPLYEQLSRQPTIGAKELLPGEQPL, from the coding sequence ATGGGACAGACACCTGTTGTTTACGGAGAGTCCACACGCCCTCCCCGCGGCGATTACAGCCGAGCCAAGGGCGACTACATCTGCGCTCAAAATTACGCAGCCTATACCGAGGCCGAGCACGACACCTATCACCGGCTGTATGAGCGCCAGTCTGCCCTGCTAGCGGGTCGCGCTAGCCAGCATTTCATCGACGCCCTGCCCGCACTCGGCGCCAAGGAGCGCATCCCGCGCTTTGAAGAGATCAACGAGCGCCTATTCAAAGCCACGGGCTGGGAGATTGTGGGCGTGCCGGGACTGATCCCGGAGGTTCCTTTTTTCTCTTTGCTAGCCCAGCGCAAATTTCCCGTCACGGACTGGATTCGCCAGCCCGAAGAGTTTGAATACATTGTCGAGCCCGACATTTTTCACGACCTTTTCGGTCATGTGCCTTTGCTGTTCAACCCCGTCATGGCGGACTTCATTCAGGCCTATGGCCAAGGCGGACTCAAAGCTGCCGAGCTAGGCGCCTGCGAAATGCTCTCGCGCCTGTATTGGTACACGGTGGAGTTCGGCCTGATTCGTGAAGATGGCGGAGTACGCGCTTATGGAGCGGGCATTCTCAGCTCAGTCGGCGAGCTGGAATACAGCGTCAACAGCACAGAGCCACATCGCCTGCCCCTGCAGCTAGAGCGCGCCATGCGCACGCTCTACAAAATTGATACCTACCAGCAGACCTATTTCGTCATCGATGATATGCAGCAGCTTCTTGATCTGGCCAACACCGAATTTGCGCCGTTGTATGAGCAGCTCAGCCGGCAACCGACAATCGGCGCCAAGGAATTACTGCCGGGCGAGCAGCCACTCTAA
- a CDS encoding tripartite tricarboxylate transporter substrate binding protein, producing the protein MNRSFLLAALLSVSTLCAHAQNASQALSFVVPYPAGGPLDTSAHLLASSAQKSLGAITVLNKPGEGGMKGVDLIAKAKPQDNMIVMGAVATHAVLPHLNSSISYNAEKDFKPILLVARVPNVLVMSKARAEALNLQSTQDLLAYIKANPGALKMGSAGKGSIGHIAGEVFKSLVNLRIDNQLFEGATATQKALLDGQVDMVFDNLASALPMIESGKLLALSVTSLGRNMTLPKVPPMNEAVPGFDLVTWFGIFAPASLPDQDAQRYALAFKAALNDPLYQSQYRKMGIAQEDMQLRAFSDFVSREGRKFQFLIRATKIKAG; encoded by the coding sequence GTGAATCGATCGTTTTTGCTTGCAGCCTTGCTTTCCGTCTCGACGTTATGCGCACATGCGCAAAACGCCTCCCAAGCACTGTCTTTTGTAGTGCCCTACCCTGCAGGCGGCCCTCTTGATACCTCTGCCCATCTTCTGGCCAGCAGCGCCCAAAAAAGCTTGGGCGCTATCACGGTGTTGAACAAACCCGGTGAAGGCGGCATGAAAGGGGTTGATCTGATCGCCAAGGCTAAGCCTCAGGACAACATGATTGTCATGGGCGCTGTCGCCACCCATGCGGTACTGCCCCACCTGAACTCCAGCATCAGTTACAACGCAGAAAAAGACTTCAAGCCCATTCTCTTGGTCGCGCGCGTGCCCAACGTGCTGGTCATGTCCAAGGCCCGTGCCGAGGCGCTGAACCTGCAGTCCACCCAAGATTTGCTCGCCTACATCAAAGCCAACCCCGGGGCGCTGAAAATGGGCTCGGCAGGCAAGGGCAGTATTGGCCACATCGCCGGTGAAGTGTTCAAGTCGCTAGTCAACTTGCGTATTGATAACCAGCTCTTTGAAGGCGCAACGGCAACCCAAAAAGCCTTGCTGGATGGGCAAGTCGACATGGTGTTTGACAACCTCGCATCGGCTTTGCCCATGATTGAGTCCGGCAAGCTGCTGGCCTTATCAGTGACCTCTTTGGGTCGCAATATGACCTTGCCCAAGGTCCCGCCTATGAATGAGGCAGTGCCCGGTTTTGACTTGGTCACATGGTTTGGCATCTTCGCGCCGGCCAGCCTGCCCGATCAAGATGCCCAGCGCTATGCGTTGGCTTTTAAAGCAGCACTGAATGACCCGCTGTACCAGAGTCAGTACCGCAAGATGGGCATCGCGCAAGAAGATATGCAGCTGCGGGCATTTTCTGATTTCGTCAGCCGCGAAGGTCGCAAATTTCAGTTTTTGATTAGAGCAACCAAGATTAAGGCCGGATAA